One window of the Carnobacterium maltaromaticum DSM 20342 genome contains the following:
- a CDS encoding MgtC/SapB family protein — MDNMNILFLSRLALAGLLGGIIGFDREFRAKEAGIRTHSLVCLGSALLMIISQHGFSDVVGTPGFSLDVSRVAAQVVSGIGFIGAGMIIIQKQNVVGLTSAAGIWATSGIGLAVGGGMYIVSIGATILTIIGFEFSAIFFRKIDYHTTTLTLSTTKAESIPLVTGLLKEKQKVYQNFESKREIFEETKVYHIYFSIRTKNSTEEMELVEALQEIPHITVEKIN; from the coding sequence ATGGATAACATGAATATTTTATTTTTATCACGTTTAGCCTTAGCTGGTCTATTAGGTGGTATTATTGGCTTTGATCGAGAGTTTAGAGCGAAAGAAGCTGGCATCCGAACGCACTCTCTAGTTTGTTTAGGCAGTGCTCTTTTAATGATTATCTCTCAACATGGTTTTAGTGACGTTGTTGGGACACCTGGTTTTTCTTTAGACGTAAGTCGCGTCGCAGCACAAGTTGTTAGTGGAATCGGGTTTATCGGTGCCGGTATGATTATTATTCAAAAACAAAACGTCGTTGGGTTGACAAGTGCTGCTGGAATTTGGGCAACATCTGGCATTGGTTTGGCTGTCGGTGGTGGGATGTATATTGTCAGCATTGGTGCTACTATTTTAACTATTATTGGCTTTGAGTTTTCTGCCATTTTTTTCCGAAAAATTGACTATCATACAACAACTCTAACACTTTCTACAACAAAAGCTGAATCTATTCCTTTAGTTACTGGATTATTAAAAGAAAAACAAAAAGTCTATCAAAATTTTGAATCAAAACGTGAAATTTTCGAAGAAACCAAAGTATATCATATTTATTTTAGCATTCGCACTAAAAATTCTACTGAAGAAATGGAGCTAGTCGAAGCACTGCAAGAAATTCCCCATATTACTGTAGAAAAAATAAACTAG
- a CDS encoding iron-containing alcohol dehydrogenase, which yields MNTEIANFNYYNPTKIIFGKNRIEELATLVPKDKKVLLLYGGGSVVRFGTLDKVKAALAGYQIGEFGGIEANPTYETLMKAVELVKRDGYDYLLAVGGGSVIDGTKFIAAGALFDRDPIHIFGAGIGDKLPITKALPFGSILTLPATGSEMNSGGVVTFVEKKAKLGFGSPVTFPQFSILDPELTYTLPKRQLANGVIDSFVHIMEQYMTYPVGAMVQDRFAEGLLQTLIEIGPKVIDETNHDYNLRANFMWTATNALNGILSPGVPQDWASHSLGHEITALYHIDHARTLAIVLPSLLEIRKTEKLDKLVQYAERVWLITDGTAEEKATLAINKTREFFESLGAPTHFSDYDLDAEVVDILVDQLDKHGLSKLSERQDQTLEISRKIYQNAL from the coding sequence ATGAATACAGAAATTGCAAATTTTAATTACTACAACCCCACAAAAATAATCTTTGGTAAAAATCGAATCGAAGAATTAGCCACTTTGGTACCTAAAGATAAAAAAGTTTTACTTTTATACGGCGGCGGAAGCGTAGTGCGTTTTGGAACTCTTGATAAAGTCAAAGCAGCTTTAGCTGGCTATCAAATTGGTGAATTTGGTGGAATTGAAGCGAACCCTACCTATGAAACTTTGATGAAAGCTGTTGAACTAGTTAAACGTGATGGTTATGATTATCTTTTAGCTGTTGGTGGCGGTTCTGTTATTGATGGCACAAAGTTTATCGCAGCTGGTGCTTTATTTGATCGTGATCCAATTCATATTTTTGGAGCAGGTATTGGCGACAAGTTGCCAATCACAAAAGCTCTACCTTTTGGATCTATTTTAACCTTACCGGCAACTGGTTCAGAAATGAATAGTGGTGGTGTTGTCACTTTTGTTGAAAAAAAAGCCAAGCTTGGCTTTGGAAGTCCAGTGACATTCCCACAATTCTCTATTTTAGATCCTGAGTTAACCTACACTCTTCCAAAACGTCAACTTGCTAATGGTGTAATTGATTCTTTTGTCCATATAATGGAGCAATATATGACATATCCAGTTGGTGCAATGGTTCAAGACCGTTTTGCGGAAGGCTTATTGCAAACTTTAATTGAGATTGGACCAAAAGTAATTGATGAAACCAATCACGATTACAACCTAAGAGCAAACTTTATGTGGACTGCAACCAATGCTTTAAATGGTATTCTTTCGCCTGGCGTGCCACAAGACTGGGCTTCACACAGTCTCGGCCACGAGATTACAGCACTTTACCATATTGATCATGCCCGGACGTTAGCAATTGTCTTGCCTTCTTTATTAGAAATACGTAAAACTGAAAAACTAGATAAGCTTGTTCAATATGCAGAACGCGTTTGGTTGATTACTGATGGTACAGCTGAGGAAAAAGCAACTTTAGCTATCAATAAAACACGTGAATTTTTCGAAAGTTTAGGAGCTCCGACTCATTTTAGTGACTATGATTTAGATGCTGAGGTAGTGGATATTTTAGTTGACCAATTAGATAAACACGGTTTAAGTAAACTTTCAGAAAGACAAGACCAAACATTAGAAATCAGTCGTAAAATTTACCAAAACGCTCTATAA
- the pepV gene encoding dipeptidase PepV, with the protein MGIDWKKEVEARKDDMFADLFTLLKIDSVRDDSKATEDAPVGPGPKEALLKFLEIGERDGFITKNVGNLAGHIEYGSGSETLGVFAHVDVVPVGTGWTHDPFDPIVKDGRIYARGSSDDKGPGMAGYYALKIIKELGLPVSKRVRFIIGTDEESGWKCMDHYLAVEEKPDFGFSPDAEFPIINGEKGILSVYLNFKGDNKGAANELVRFDAGLRENMVPQDASAVVISDEAEKMKSDFFDFVEQHPISGTCEVADNQVTFTVVGKGAHGMEPRGGINAATFLATFLTRYAFGGDAKNYLAVTAKYLHDDSRAHKLALNYVDDVMGDLTMNPGVFTFTPEKGGQIVLNFRFPQGVTVEGIESSLTNQLADYGITLSRGKAQLPHYVPADDPMVKVLLDVYEKHTGEKGVEKTIGGGTYGRLLERGVAYGAMFPNSIDTMHQTDEFMAIDDLVNATIIYADAMYELIK; encoded by the coding sequence ATGGGAATCGATTGGAAAAAAGAAGTAGAAGCCCGCAAAGACGATATGTTTGCTGACTTATTTACACTGCTAAAAATTGATAGCGTCAGAGATGATAGCAAAGCGACAGAGGATGCTCCTGTAGGGCCAGGTCCTAAAGAAGCTTTATTGAAGTTCTTAGAAATTGGTGAACGTGATGGTTTTATTACTAAAAACGTTGGCAATTTAGCTGGACATATTGAATATGGAAGTGGTTCTGAGACGTTAGGTGTTTTTGCCCACGTTGACGTTGTTCCGGTTGGGACAGGTTGGACACATGACCCATTTGATCCAATTGTTAAAGATGGTCGAATTTATGCTCGCGGTTCAAGTGATGATAAAGGACCTGGCATGGCTGGGTATTATGCGCTTAAAATAATTAAAGAGTTGGGTTTACCTGTTTCTAAAAGAGTTCGCTTTATTATTGGAACAGATGAAGAGAGTGGCTGGAAGTGTATGGACCACTATTTAGCGGTTGAAGAAAAACCTGATTTTGGTTTCTCACCAGACGCTGAGTTTCCAATTATTAACGGTGAAAAAGGAATTCTATCTGTCTATTTAAATTTTAAAGGCGATAATAAAGGAGCAGCGAATGAACTAGTTCGTTTTGATGCTGGTTTACGTGAAAATATGGTTCCTCAAGATGCATCTGCTGTAGTAATCAGCGATGAAGCTGAAAAAATGAAGTCAGATTTCTTTGATTTTGTTGAACAACATCCTATTTCTGGAACGTGTGAAGTAGCTGATAATCAAGTGACGTTTACTGTTGTAGGTAAAGGCGCTCATGGAATGGAGCCGCGTGGTGGAATTAATGCAGCAACATTCTTAGCGACTTTCTTGACTCGTTATGCATTTGGTGGCGATGCTAAAAATTATTTAGCAGTGACTGCTAAGTATTTACATGATGATTCTCGTGCGCATAAATTAGCTTTAAACTACGTAGATGATGTGATGGGTGATTTGACAATGAATCCAGGAGTGTTTACATTTACTCCAGAAAAAGGAGGACAAATTGTCTTAAACTTCCGCTTCCCTCAAGGCGTAACTGTTGAAGGGATTGAGAGTTCACTAACCAACCAATTAGCAGACTATGGGATTACATTAAGCCGTGGAAAAGCCCAACTGCCTCACTATGTACCTGCGGATGATCCAATGGTAAAAGTTTTATTAGATGTTTATGAAAAACATACAGGCGAAAAAGGTGTAGAGAAAACAATTGGTGGAGGCACATATGGACGTTTATTAGAACGTGGTGTTGCCTATGGAGCAATGTTCCCTAACAGCATTGATACCATGCATCAAACAGACGAGTTTATGGCGATTGATGACTTAGTGAATGCAACAATTATTTACGCAGATGCTATGTACGAATTGATTAAATAG
- a CDS encoding NAD(P)H-hydrate dehydratase — protein MQKLDQNIVQGILPKRKNESYKTNYGRVLLIGGNEEMGGAIMIAASGAVYSGAGLVTVATHPNNHAALHGRLPEAMVLNAYHSEKLINQIKKSDVIVIGPGLGLEKEALDILKTVLATVSSHQQIVIDGSAITLMAQENLKTPKAKTVYTPHLGEWQRLSKLKPEEQTKDLNAHFRKQLNATVVLKKHHSEIYFEDEVWQNTAGNPAMATGGMGDALTGMLAGFLAQFPNHKTAVLASVFLHSYIADQLAKTHYVTLPTQIIQLIPKTMKDFATKFDF, from the coding sequence ATGCAAAAATTAGATCAAAACATTGTACAAGGTATTTTACCTAAACGAAAAAATGAAAGTTACAAAACAAATTATGGTCGTGTCCTTTTGATTGGTGGAAATGAAGAAATGGGCGGAGCAATTATGATTGCAGCCAGCGGGGCAGTCTATAGCGGAGCAGGTTTAGTTACTGTAGCTACTCATCCCAATAATCATGCAGCACTTCATGGACGATTGCCTGAAGCAATGGTTCTAAATGCATATCACTCTGAAAAATTGATCAATCAAATAAAAAAATCAGATGTAATTGTAATTGGACCTGGACTGGGCTTAGAAAAAGAAGCATTAGATATCTTGAAAACAGTCTTAGCAACTGTCTCTAGCCACCAACAAATTGTGATTGATGGATCTGCTATTACCTTAATGGCGCAAGAAAACTTAAAAACGCCAAAAGCTAAAACTGTCTACACTCCTCATTTGGGCGAATGGCAAAGACTAAGTAAACTAAAACCCGAAGAACAAACAAAAGACTTAAATGCTCACTTTAGAAAACAATTGAATGCAACAGTGGTTCTGAAAAAACACCATTCAGAAATTTATTTTGAAGATGAAGTTTGGCAAAATACTGCTGGAAATCCAGCAATGGCTACGGGGGGAATGGGAGACGCTTTAACAGGAATGTTAGCAGGATTTTTAGCACAATTTCCAAATCACAAAACAGCAGTCTTGGCTTCTGTTTTTCTGCATAGCTATATTGCCGATCAATTGGCTAAAACTCACTACGTAACCTTGCCTACTCAAATTATTCAACTAATTCCAAAAACCATGAAAGATTTTGCTACAAAATTTGACTTTTAA
- a CDS encoding pseudouridine synthase: MRLDKFLAHTGFGTRKSVKSIIKAKQVRINDKIAKDGKEQVKPEVDQVFVLDEKVHYQEFIYLMLHKPQGVVSATIDNVHPTVISLLGPNEQLFDPFPVGRLDKDTEGLLLVTNDGTLAHNLLSPKKHVAKCYQATIQGIVTKEDQVEFEKGLTLNDGFLCQPAELDILEVDESQQISQIQVTIHEGKFHQVKRMFEAVDKKVTYLKRLSMGPIRLDERLDLGEYRALTEAEMDLLQGIQKDN, encoded by the coding sequence GTGCGTTTAGATAAGTTTTTAGCTCATACAGGTTTTGGTACGAGAAAGTCAGTTAAAAGTATCATTAAAGCGAAGCAAGTCAGGATAAATGATAAAATCGCTAAGGATGGAAAAGAGCAAGTTAAACCAGAAGTAGATCAGGTTTTTGTTTTAGATGAAAAGGTCCACTATCAAGAGTTTATTTATTTAATGCTCCATAAACCTCAGGGAGTTGTAAGTGCGACTATTGATAATGTTCATCCTACAGTGATTAGTTTACTGGGTCCTAATGAACAACTTTTCGACCCGTTTCCAGTCGGTCGTTTAGATAAAGATACTGAGGGTTTATTGTTGGTAACGAACGATGGTACTTTAGCCCACAACTTATTATCGCCTAAAAAGCATGTGGCAAAATGCTATCAGGCTACAATTCAGGGGATTGTGACAAAAGAAGACCAAGTTGAATTTGAAAAAGGACTAACATTAAATGATGGATTTCTCTGCCAGCCAGCGGAGTTGGACATTTTAGAAGTAGATGAAAGCCAGCAAATTTCTCAAATTCAAGTGACGATTCATGAAGGCAAATTCCATCAAGTCAAGCGTATGTTTGAGGCAGTGGATAAAAAAGTTACTTATTTAAAACGTCTGTCAATGGGCCCAATTCGATTAGATGAAAGGTTGGACTTAGGAGAATATCGAGCTTTGACAGAAGCTGAAATGGATTTGTTACAAGGGATACAAAAGGATAATTAA
- a CDS encoding bifunctional homocysteine S-methyltransferase/methylenetetrahydrofolate reductase translates to MGLKEVLGTKLLIADGAMGTLLYQYGIDRSHEELNCSHPEAILKIHQDYLAAGADIIQTNTYGANYIKLARYGLEDQVQKINRAGITLAKEARGDKEAFILGTIGGIYGAVDTKIHDPGMEEISRSFKEQLYCLLLGGVDGILLETYYDLNELKTVLAIAREATDIPIIANVSIHEVGILANGQSLATALEELADLGANVVGTNCLLGPHFMAQSFESVPLIPGKVLAAYPNASFPTMENGRIVYQKETDYFKLFGELFRKEGVGLIGGCCGTTPEHIAAYRKGLTTLDLVTQKKVKALTTYRFQAKQETGKERLLDKVQREFTVLVELDPPRTFNTTAFFKGAARLKEVGVDAITLSDNSLASARISNMALSAMLKYEYDIQPLVHLTTRDHNLIGLNSQIMGFHKLGIHDVLAVTGDPAKVGDFPGASSVFDVSSFELIKLIKNFNQGIAYTGKNLREKTNFQVAAAFNPNIPRLERAGCLLKKKQEAGADYFITQPIFDSEKVKILKEVMKTAGVTIPIFIGVIPLVSSRNAEFLHNEVPGILLTDETRERMRMAEEEGRGLEVGMTIAKELIDEICQEFNGIYLMTPFMNYEISAELCEYIQAKKQQEKSICSCGQVHSQ, encoded by the coding sequence TTGGGATTAAAAGAAGTTTTAGGGACTAAATTATTGATTGCTGATGGAGCAATGGGCACATTACTTTATCAATATGGTATTGATCGCTCTCACGAAGAATTAAATTGTTCTCATCCAGAAGCTATTTTGAAAATTCATCAAGATTACCTTGCAGCTGGTGCAGATATTATTCAAACGAATACCTATGGAGCCAATTATATTAAATTGGCTCGGTATGGTTTAGAAGACCAAGTTCAGAAAATTAATCGAGCTGGAATCACCCTAGCCAAAGAAGCGCGAGGGGATAAAGAAGCGTTTATTTTAGGGACGATTGGTGGTATCTATGGAGCAGTTGATACAAAAATACATGATCCTGGTATGGAAGAAATTAGTCGTAGTTTTAAGGAGCAATTGTATTGTTTATTATTAGGTGGTGTTGATGGTATTTTATTAGAAACATATTATGATTTAAATGAGCTGAAAACTGTTCTAGCAATTGCAAGGGAAGCTACGGATATTCCCATTATTGCAAATGTATCCATTCACGAAGTTGGCATATTAGCAAATGGACAGTCATTAGCAACAGCTTTAGAGGAACTAGCTGATTTGGGTGCAAATGTTGTCGGGACGAATTGCTTATTAGGTCCACATTTTATGGCTCAATCTTTTGAATCAGTGCCTTTAATTCCTGGGAAAGTTTTAGCGGCTTATCCTAATGCTAGCTTTCCTACAATGGAGAATGGACGGATTGTTTATCAAAAAGAAACAGACTATTTTAAATTATTTGGTGAATTATTTCGAAAAGAGGGAGTGGGTTTAATTGGTGGCTGTTGCGGTACAACTCCAGAACACATTGCAGCTTATCGCAAAGGTTTAACTACGTTAGATTTAGTTACTCAAAAAAAGGTGAAAGCTTTAACCACATACAGGTTTCAAGCTAAACAAGAAACGGGAAAAGAGCGATTACTAGATAAAGTTCAAAGAGAGTTTACAGTATTGGTTGAATTAGATCCGCCGCGTACTTTTAATACAACTGCTTTTTTTAAAGGTGCTGCTCGTTTGAAAGAAGTTGGGGTTGATGCGATTACATTATCCGATAATTCTTTAGCTAGCGCACGTATTAGCAATATGGCTTTAAGTGCAATGTTAAAATATGAGTATGATATCCAGCCTTTGGTTCATTTGACAACTAGGGACCATAATTTAATCGGATTGAATTCGCAGATTATGGGTTTTCATAAGTTAGGTATTCATGACGTTCTGGCGGTAACGGGTGACCCAGCTAAAGTTGGTGATTTTCCTGGCGCATCTTCAGTATTTGATGTAAGTTCTTTTGAATTAATCAAGTTAATAAAAAATTTCAATCAAGGAATTGCTTATACAGGGAAGAATTTACGAGAGAAAACTAATTTTCAAGTAGCAGCCGCATTTAATCCAAATATTCCTCGGTTAGAAAGAGCTGGATGCCTTTTGAAAAAGAAACAAGAAGCTGGTGCAGATTATTTCATCACACAACCGATTTTTGATAGTGAAAAAGTCAAGATATTAAAAGAAGTGATGAAAACTGCAGGAGTTACTATTCCAATATTTATTGGGGTCATTCCCTTGGTTTCAAGTCGGAATGCTGAATTTCTACACAATGAAGTTCCAGGAATCCTATTGACTGATGAAACAAGAGAACGAATGAGGATGGCTGAAGAAGAAGGACGAGGTTTAGAGGTTGGTATGACAATTGCTAAAGAATTAATTGATGAAATTTGTCAGGAATTTAATGGAATTTATTTAATGACTCCATTTATGAATTATGAAATTTCAGCAGAATTATGTGAGTATATTCAAGCTAAAAAACAGCAAGAAAAAAGTATTTGTTCATGTGGTCAAGTTCATAGTCAGTGA
- the metE gene encoding 5-methyltetrahydropteroyltriglutamate--homocysteine S-methyltransferase, with protein MTKVKSSNLGYPRLGEKREWKRALEKFWNGQLTEAELVATTKKIRLAALEKQKKQGIDLIPVADFSLYDHILDTSIAFNVIPQRFQKEAVNESKLTTYFKLARGSKAGVASEMTKWFNTNYHYIVPELEHAQPELKENLALTYYLEAKEELGIEGKPVIVGPITYLKLGKGYRAKEFPLLLKKFIPLYQQLLKELEAAGVEWVQIDEPYLATGEAKADIELYRKTYQDLKKAAPNLKIELQTYFESVDAYEAVVTLPVEAIGLDFIHDHGETLAAIEKNGFPEDKILAAGIIDGRNVWASNLAEKLELIKQLLKQVAPERLWLQPSNSLLHVPITKKSEKELDPVLLGGLAFADEKLIELTLLTKAVNNGRESISKELAENQRNNEALNHSSQRNNPAVKEAILNLEKLKVERKAPFSERIKVQKDWLNLPILPTTTIGSFPQSPEVRKKRAEWLRGDLSKTDYEGYINQEIARWIKIQEELDLDVLVHGEFERTDMVEYFGQKLAGFQATKFGWVQSYGSRAVRPPLIYGDVAFIEPITVKESVYAQSLTKRPVKGMLTAPVTIINWSFVRDDVPKATVGNQIGLALRKEVEALEAAGIKIIQVDEPALREGLPLKRERWKAYLDAAVYSFKLTTTSVANDTQIHTHMCYAEFDDVIETIDALDADVISIEASRSHGEIISTFEKNTYDKEIGLGVYDIHSPRVPSVEEILVNIRRPLKVIPIEQFWINPDCGLKTRKEPETIEALKKMVEATKIIRASY; from the coding sequence ATGACTAAAGTAAAAAGTTCAAATTTAGGGTATCCACGTCTGGGAGAAAAGCGCGAGTGGAAACGTGCACTAGAAAAATTTTGGAATGGTCAATTAACTGAAGCGGAATTAGTAGCGACAACTAAAAAAATTCGTTTAGCGGCTTTAGAGAAGCAAAAAAAACAAGGGATTGATTTGATTCCTGTGGCTGATTTTTCTTTGTATGATCATATTTTAGATACAAGTATTGCTTTTAATGTGATTCCCCAACGTTTTCAAAAAGAAGCCGTAAATGAGAGCAAATTAACGACTTATTTTAAATTAGCTCGTGGGAGCAAAGCAGGTGTAGCATCAGAAATGACTAAATGGTTTAATACCAATTATCACTATATTGTTCCTGAATTGGAGCATGCACAGCCAGAATTAAAAGAGAACTTAGCTTTAACTTATTATTTAGAAGCTAAAGAGGAGTTAGGTATTGAAGGGAAACCTGTTATTGTAGGACCTATTACGTACTTGAAACTAGGTAAAGGCTATCGAGCAAAAGAATTTCCACTTTTATTAAAAAAATTCATTCCACTTTATCAGCAATTATTAAAAGAACTTGAAGCTGCCGGAGTAGAATGGGTGCAGATTGATGAGCCCTATTTAGCAACGGGAGAGGCTAAAGCTGATATTGAACTTTATCGAAAGACCTACCAAGATTTAAAAAAAGCCGCACCAAATTTGAAAATCGAGTTGCAAACTTATTTTGAAAGTGTAGATGCTTATGAAGCGGTTGTCACTCTTCCAGTAGAGGCTATTGGTTTAGATTTTATTCATGATCATGGCGAAACGTTAGCAGCGATTGAAAAAAATGGCTTCCCGGAAGATAAAATCTTAGCTGCCGGAATTATTGATGGACGTAATGTATGGGCAAGTAATTTAGCCGAGAAATTAGAGTTAATTAAGCAGCTGTTAAAACAAGTTGCACCAGAACGATTATGGCTCCAACCATCTAATAGTTTATTGCATGTCCCGATTACGAAAAAAAGTGAAAAAGAGTTAGATCCAGTTTTACTAGGTGGATTAGCTTTTGCAGATGAAAAATTAATCGAACTAACTTTATTAACCAAAGCTGTTAACAATGGTAGAGAAAGTATCTCAAAAGAATTAGCTGAAAATCAAAGGAATAACGAGGCTTTAAATCATTCTTCTCAGCGAAATAATCCAGCGGTTAAGGAGGCTATTCTTAATTTAGAAAAATTAAAGGTTGAGCGAAAAGCGCCATTTTCTGAACGAATTAAGGTACAAAAGGACTGGTTAAATTTACCGATTTTGCCAACGACGACAATTGGAAGTTTCCCTCAGTCACCTGAAGTTCGTAAAAAACGAGCAGAATGGTTGAGAGGGGATTTATCAAAAACTGATTATGAAGGCTATATTAATCAAGAGATAGCTCGTTGGATTAAAATTCAAGAGGAGCTAGACTTAGACGTTTTGGTTCATGGGGAATTTGAGCGCACTGATATGGTTGAATACTTTGGTCAAAAACTAGCTGGTTTTCAAGCGACAAAATTTGGATGGGTTCAATCTTATGGATCAAGAGCGGTTCGTCCACCATTAATTTATGGAGATGTTGCTTTTATTGAACCGATTACTGTTAAAGAAAGTGTTTATGCTCAATCTCTGACTAAACGTCCAGTTAAAGGGATGTTGACAGCTCCAGTAACGATTATTAATTGGTCTTTTGTACGAGATGATGTTCCAAAAGCCACAGTTGGAAATCAAATCGGGTTAGCTTTGCGAAAAGAAGTTGAAGCCCTTGAAGCAGCAGGAATTAAAATTATTCAAGTGGATGAACCGGCTTTAAGAGAAGGATTGCCATTGAAGCGTGAAAGATGGAAAGCTTATCTAGATGCAGCCGTATATTCTTTTAAATTAACGACTACTTCGGTAGCCAATGATACGCAAATTCATACACATATGTGTTATGCAGAATTTGATGATGTAATTGAAACGATTGATGCGCTAGATGCAGATGTGATTTCAATTGAAGCTTCGAGAAGTCATGGTGAAATTATTTCGACTTTTGAAAAAAATACCTATGACAAGGAAATCGGATTAGGTGTATATGATATTCATAGTCCGCGAGTTCCAAGTGTTGAAGAAATTCTAGTAAATATTAGACGTCCGTTAAAGGTAATTCCAATTGAACAATTTTGGATTAATCCTGATTGCGGTTTAAAAACGAGAAAAGAGCCAGAAACAATTGAAGCCTTGAAAAAAATGGTTGAGGCAACAAAAATTATTCGAGCAAGCTATTAG
- a CDS encoding amino acid ABC transporter ATP-binding protein — MLQVKQISKKFNEQLALKEINLSFETGSTTVIVGPSGSGKSTLLRCLNLLEIPEKGTLSLGASYFDFTKELKQKDILALRRKTGMVFQGFHLFPHLTILKNVMEGPVYVRKESKVTAENKARALLKKVGLAEKVDRYPDELSGGQQQRAAIARALAMNPEFLLFDEPTSALDPELEAEVLSVLRGLVEEGNSLIIVTHNLAFAREVADRILFLENGEILFEGTPELFFQGSGSKRIEGFISAMLPNK; from the coding sequence ATGTTGCAAGTAAAGCAAATCAGCAAAAAATTTAATGAACAGTTAGCGCTGAAGGAGATTAATTTAAGTTTTGAAACAGGAAGTACAACAGTAATTGTAGGTCCATCAGGTTCAGGAAAGTCGACTTTATTACGATGCCTTAATTTGCTAGAAATTCCTGAAAAGGGAACGTTATCTTTAGGTGCTAGTTATTTTGATTTTACAAAGGAATTAAAGCAAAAGGATATCTTAGCTTTGCGACGAAAAACTGGAATGGTCTTTCAAGGTTTCCATTTATTCCCGCATTTAACGATTTTAAAAAATGTAATGGAAGGGCCTGTCTATGTTCGAAAGGAGTCTAAAGTCACAGCTGAAAACAAAGCCAGAGCGTTATTAAAGAAAGTTGGTTTGGCAGAAAAAGTTGATCGTTATCCAGATGAATTGTCGGGAGGACAACAACAAAGAGCCGCGATTGCGAGAGCACTTGCAATGAATCCCGAATTTTTATTGTTTGATGAGCCGACTAGCGCGCTTGATCCAGAATTAGAAGCAGAAGTATTAAGTGTCTTACGTGGCTTAGTTGAGGAAGGAAATTCTTTGATTATTGTCACTCATAACTTAGCCTTTGCAAGGGAAGTTGCCGATCGAATTTTATTTTTAGAAAATGGAGAAATTCTTTTTGAAGGAACACCAGAACTATTTTTCCAAGGATCGGGATCGAAACGAATTGAGGGATTTATTTCAGCTATGCTACCTAATAAATAA
- a CDS encoding amino acid ABC transporter permease, with amino-acid sequence MSETIELLVTSFWPILKAGLLITIPLTLIAFTLGLLIAVVTALVRLSKLRILKFFFAGYVWIFRGTPLLVQLFIVFFGLPKAGIEFSAWAAAIITFSLNVGAYSSESIRSAILAIPRGQWEAAYSIGMSKGMVLWRIIAPQALRISVPPLSNTFIGLVKDTSLASSITIVEMFMVGQQIASRTYEPLLLYSLVAAIYLVFCTFLTVLQGKLEIATSKHIRK; translated from the coding sequence GTGAGTGAGACGATTGAATTACTAGTAACTTCTTTTTGGCCAATTTTAAAAGCTGGATTACTGATTACAATTCCGCTGACTTTGATTGCATTTACATTAGGTCTACTTATTGCAGTTGTAACAGCATTAGTGCGATTATCAAAGTTACGTATATTAAAATTTTTCTTTGCAGGCTATGTTTGGATTTTTCGAGGCACACCACTTTTAGTTCAATTATTTATTGTCTTTTTCGGGTTACCAAAAGCGGGTATTGAATTTAGTGCATGGGCTGCGGCCATTATCACATTCTCTTTAAACGTGGGTGCATATAGCTCAGAATCTATTCGCTCGGCTATTTTAGCAATTCCGAGAGGCCAATGGGAAGCAGCGTATTCGATTGGCATGTCAAAAGGGATGGTACTTTGGCGAATTATTGCCCCGCAAGCTTTACGAATTAGTGTTCCACCTTTATCCAATACGTTTATTGGCTTAGTGAAAGATACCTCCTTAGCTTCTAGTATTACAATTGTTGAAATGTTTATGGTGGGGCAACAAATTGCCTCAAGAACGTACGAACCGTTATTGTTGTATTCTTTAGTTGCTGCTATCTATTTAGTTTTTTGTACATTTTTAACTGTTTTACAAGGGAAATTAGAGATTGCTACGTCAAAGCATATTCGGAAATAG